The genomic DNA AATCCCCCTGTGTCTGGGAGTTAGACAGTGGAGGAGCACGTAATGAACTGCATACACAAATATAGTCCATATTTTACATGATAAGTAAATAACCTGGGTGGCAACAAGAAGGtttaaaccattttaaaacatttaaaggacTGTTTTGTTACTAGCACACTTTTGCTGTCATGTATAGATTCAGTAGCTGCAAACTAGCTGACTTACTGCAAAGGTTGTGACCCTTTTGAGTTCTGATGACTCATCTTTTACCACAGCAAGCCAAAAGTTGGTCTAATAATAGCTATCCTCGATTTATTACCAGTTAATTAAGCCGATAGCCAACAATGTAGACACTggatcattatcatcatcatgaGCTACATGATCAAAAAAAGctcaaaatgaataaacaaataaatattttaatagaaaatattCATATAAATAATATACAATAACAAATAGTCACATAAAGAAATACAGTATTTTTGCCTATtaaattataatataaaataatagataaacaaataaataaatattttaatagaaaaatatTCATATTGAATTATAGCAAAAATACTAAATAGctatataaaataatacaaaatgaatgaatataatattttttctatttttctattcaattataatattaaataaataaatattttaacagaaaaatattcatattgaattatattataaaataatacacagcataaataacaattttagataaaacatttttatattcgAGAGAGATGTGGAATAAATTAAaatccttttcctttttcaagAATCAGCAACATTGCGGTGTGGGCTGAAGGCAGAGAGCAACAGCTTTCACCTTCATCACCCCCTCCTCCACTTGCACACTCGCTCGCGCACACAGCGGTGGCTCGGGAACGAGCTTCGCATCCTGCGGTCCGGCGACGGAGGGAATATGCTCAGTTCagatatgaatgaatgaaaatatgACAGCTTCACACAGACCGCCGGGGAGATGTCTGGAACACCATTTCCGGTTCGGGCTGACCTGTCAGGTGTTACGTGCTGCTCGGTCCACATCTGGAGCAGCAGCGCGCGGTGTGTCTGCGTGTCTGCTCCTAAGAAATGCCATTTTACCTAAGTGATCTTCtgcctgtttcttcttcttcttcttcttctttttccactCTCGGATTTTATCTTGTGGGTCGCCTTGAATCGTGTGTgcgcgtgtatgtgtgtctgtgcgtgtgtgtttgcttgAGCCAGTGATTGAAGGGCTTTCATGACTTGTGCCCTCAGGACTGTGAAGCCACGAGAACAGGATGAAAATCGTTCGTTTGGTGCTGATTCGCCCTTTCAGCGTCTCAGTTATTTCGCCCCTTAATTAGAAGACCGGTAACCGCGGTGAAAATCTGCTGATCAAACAATGGAAAGACCTTCAGTGCATCAACCTAAAGGGTGAgtgtctcccccccccccttctatCATGGTTTAATTTTTGCAGAAATGCAACATCAGTGGAAGTAAAGGCGCATTTAAACGCCTCTCAAGCAAAACCCGTTTTATAAACGTGCCAACTGCGATATATCACACATTTACAGacacatatttacaaaaatatatttttcacacATCCCCTCTGCTTAGGTCTCCTGTCTGCTCTTGAATGGGCGCATGCTGGAATGAAAGGGCTCATTTGATTGCAACTAAACACGACACAGCCTTTCCTCTAGTGGCTTGGCTGGCATGAATGAAGCAGCTGCACGGTGACTGTACACAGtttaagagaaaataaataGGGATGCCATCTTAAAGACATGTTATTAAGTACCACTGAGGGTTTTTCTTAATGGGCTCATGCTTCCCTTTTTTGTTAACGGAGCTTATTTTAGGCCATCTAGAGTGAATTGCCCGTCCATGCGGCTGTTGTACAGGTGCTGTTTagatccattttttttaaacagaagtgtAATTGATTTAGGAAGATTTCAGTGGCCAGCTGTCTTCACATGTTATGCAGGTGTCACCAATAGATGACCACTACCTGAGTGCTGCTCACTCAACTTTTTACAATCTGTTCTCATATCTGTATTCTGTAGGTGTAGTAGCGCAATGAGGTGACAGATCAAAGCTCACTGATTGACAGAGCTTTTCTACATGTGTACACCAGTGCCATTGTAATGACTTAAAAAAGcttattttcctttattttgtgtATCTACAAAAAGATAGAAGCTAGAAAGCCAGAGAGCCTGGAGGGGAAACCATGGTCATCGCTGATAGAAACACCGGCACCCCTGTGCCTAAAAAGGAGCCCCAGAAGAAAAGGAAGTCTCGCCCTCATGGCCTGCCCTCTCCGGCACTCTGCTGTGCTTGTGGCCTATGCATCATGCTGGCTGGACTCAACATCACCCTGGTGGGAGCATTCGCCTTCAGCACACTGATGCCTTCTGCCAACCCCCCAATCATCATCGGACCTATCCTGCTGCTGGTGGCCTTTTCCTTTTTCGGAGCGTGTTGTGTGTGCAGTCGACTCCCGCCTCCACACAGCTCACGGAGGTCCAAGGTTGGGGGCAGAGGGGCTGGCTTGATGGGACACGGCGGGCTGGCTGGCGGGGCAGCATTTGAAATAGAGACCAGCGAGCACACGCTGCAGGACACTACAGCTGTGCAGCTGAGCCCCACATCCTCCCCTGCATCATCCCAGGCATCCAGCTCAGAAAAGGAGGCTCCTGATGCTGATGCAGCCCTGCCGGGACCTTGCAAGCTCTTCACCATGGAGACAAACGGCCCGTCTTGTGTTTCTGCCACCGCAGTCTACTCAACctccgcagcagcaggaggGGAGGTGAAGCTCAACCTACCACGTGAAGAAGTGGTCACCTAGCAGGGCAGAAACTCTTAGTCTATGCTAGCAGTGTAAATATCCTTCTGGGCAGGGCGGCTGCTGGGTGTGATTGTATTCTCTAGTTTACGTACTGCCATATTTCTGGTTGTGAAAAGGTGTCAAAAgttatgcttttatttattcatttatttactttcttgcCGTGCCAACTGGTAAATAGCATGCAAGTATTTGTGGATCAAAGGTTTCGGAATTCAAATTCCTACCTCTCTCGTGTCGTTTTCTTACaggttgtttttaatgtggggCATTATGAACTGATTTCATGAAGAAGTCAAAGAGTCTGAAACCTTAAACACTCTTTTTCACTCTTGTTCTGATTAATGGAAACCTCAACTCTCAGCAGTGACTTTAGAGGGCTAACTAACAAAAAAGACTAAACATCTGATTATTTATTTCTTCTGAAAACTTTACACGTGAAAGGTCAGTAGCTAAACTGGACGGAAACGCATTTAATGACATTTGGCATTTTGTGT from Pelmatolapia mariae isolate MD_Pm_ZW linkage group LG18, Pm_UMD_F_2, whole genome shotgun sequence includes the following:
- the tmem275a gene encoding transmembrane protein 275, whose amino-acid sequence is MVIADRNTGTPVPKKEPQKKRKSRPHGLPSPALCCACGLCIMLAGLNITLVGAFAFSTLMPSANPPIIIGPILLLVAFSFFGACCVCSRLPPPHSSRRSKVGGRGAGLMGHGGLAGGAAFEIETSEHTLQDTTAVQLSPTSSPASSQASSSEKEAPDADAALPGPCKLFTMETNGPSCVSATAVYSTSAAAGGEVKLNLPREEVVT